In a single window of the Pseudomonas oryzihabitans genome:
- the ligD gene encoding DNA ligase D, translating to MASSSSEYNRKRNFDITAEPRDEDSPRRRKAKGALSFVIQKHDARRLHYDFRLELDGTLKSWAVPKGPSLDPGEKRLAVQVEDHPIAYGGFEGSIPEGQYGAGDVIVWDRGEWQADGDPAQAYAAGKLKFELRGEKLRGHWTLVRTRLRGHSDKPQWLLIKERDDQARETAEYDITVEAPDSVLSDKTLPRLAKGTKAKEAKASTQAASPKAPARKTTAKARKADLPATLEAQLATLVDSPPAGDWLYEVKYDGYRLLAHIEGSAVSLFTRSGNDWTERLPDQAKALAALGLDNAWLDGEIVVNDAHGVSSFQALQNAFETGKDSRIAYYLFDLPYLNGADLREVPVEQRRELLGKLLENSNESDLLRFSAAFEVPADRILASACELGLEGVIGKRLGSPYRSRRNKDWIKLKCAHRQEFIIVGYTPPKGGRQHLGALLVALHDEQGALHYAGKVGTGFTAAMLKQLHARFQPLMVERPPVVDPPKGAAYREVTWLKPEQLCEIAYAEMTQDRIVRQGVFHGLREDKPAQEIGLEEAAPAREAERSGPSSSSSRKSSRTSKDATVAGVRISHPERVIDEASGATKLDVARYYEAVADWMLPHLADRPVALVRTPEGIAGEQIFQKHKQTLAIPHIRELDTALDPGHAPLMVIDSRDALIGAAQMGSVEFHTWNATADRIDRPDRFILDLDPDPALPWSRMVEATELVLTLLDELGLQAFVKTSGGRGLHLVVPLDRRQDWETVKGFAQAAAQHLATTLPKLFAAKMGAQNRQGRIFVDYLRNRHGATTVSAFSLRARPHLGVSVPIARDELSTLQASDQWRLDTLMQRLEGLKDDPWAGYAKVRQGLTRARRERLGAD from the coding sequence ATGGCCAGTTCGTCTAGCGAATACAACCGCAAGCGCAACTTCGATATCACCGCCGAGCCGCGTGACGAGGACAGCCCGCGTCGGCGCAAGGCCAAGGGTGCCCTGAGCTTCGTTATCCAGAAGCACGATGCGCGCCGCCTGCACTATGACTTCCGCCTGGAACTGGACGGTACGCTCAAGAGTTGGGCGGTGCCCAAGGGCCCCAGTCTGGACCCGGGTGAAAAGCGCTTGGCGGTCCAGGTGGAGGACCATCCGATCGCCTACGGTGGCTTCGAGGGCAGCATTCCCGAAGGCCAGTACGGCGCGGGCGACGTCATCGTCTGGGATCGCGGCGAATGGCAGGCCGACGGCGACCCGGCGCAAGCCTATGCCGCTGGCAAGCTCAAGTTCGAGCTCAGGGGCGAAAAGCTCCGTGGCCACTGGACCCTGGTACGCACCCGCTTGCGGGGCCATAGCGACAAGCCCCAGTGGCTGCTGATCAAGGAGCGTGACGATCAGGCACGGGAAACCGCCGAGTACGACATCACGGTGGAGGCGCCTGACAGCGTACTGAGCGACAAGACTCTGCCGCGCCTGGCCAAGGGTACCAAGGCCAAGGAAGCCAAGGCTTCCACCCAAGCGGCAAGTCCCAAGGCGCCAGCGCGCAAGACCACCGCCAAGGCTCGGAAGGCCGACCTGCCGGCGACGCTGGAGGCCCAGCTGGCGACTCTGGTCGACAGCCCACCGGCGGGAGACTGGCTGTACGAGGTGAAATACGACGGCTATCGTCTGCTCGCCCATATCGAGGGCAGCGCGGTCAGTCTGTTCACCCGCAGCGGTAACGACTGGACCGAGCGCCTACCGGACCAGGCCAAGGCCCTCGCCGCCCTTGGCCTCGACAATGCCTGGCTGGACGGCGAGATCGTGGTCAACGACGCCCATGGGGTCTCCAGCTTCCAGGCGCTGCAGAATGCCTTCGAGACCGGCAAGGACAGCCGTATCGCCTATTACCTCTTCGACCTGCCCTATCTCAACGGCGCGGATTTGCGCGAGGTCCCGGTCGAGCAACGCCGTGAGCTGCTGGGCAAACTGCTAGAGAACAGCAACGAGAGCGACCTGCTGCGCTTTTCCGCCGCCTTCGAGGTACCGGCCGATCGCATCCTGGCCAGCGCCTGCGAACTCGGTCTGGAGGGCGTGATCGGCAAGCGCCTCGGCAGCCCCTATCGCTCCCGCCGCAACAAGGACTGGATCAAGCTCAAGTGTGCCCATCGCCAGGAATTCATCATCGTCGGCTATACCCCACCCAAAGGGGGTCGCCAGCACCTGGGCGCCCTCCTGGTAGCGCTGCATGATGAGCAGGGAGCGCTGCACTATGCCGGCAAGGTCGGCACCGGATTCACCGCGGCGATGCTCAAGCAGCTGCACGCCAGATTCCAGCCGCTGATGGTAGAACGGCCACCGGTGGTGGATCCGCCCAAGGGCGCCGCCTATCGCGAGGTGACCTGGCTGAAGCCGGAACAGCTGTGCGAGATCGCCTATGCCGAGATGACCCAGGATCGCATCGTCCGTCAGGGCGTCTTCCACGGTTTGCGCGAGGACAAGCCAGCCCAGGAGATCGGCCTGGAAGAAGCGGCACCAGCGCGCGAAGCTGAACGATCCGGCCCTTCATCCTCCTCTAGCCGAAAATCCTCGCGCACGTCCAAGGATGCCACCGTAGCTGGCGTGCGTATCAGCCATCCGGAGCGAGTGATCGACGAGGCCAGCGGCGCGACGAAGCTAGACGTCGCCCGTTACTACGAAGCCGTGGCGGACTGGATGCTGCCCCATCTGGCCGATCGCCCCGTAGCGCTGGTGCGTACCCCCGAAGGCATCGCCGGCGAGCAGATCTTCCAGAAGCACAAGCAGACCCTGGCCATTCCCCACATCCGCGAACTGGATACGGCGCTCGATCCCGGTCATGCGCCGTTGATGGTCATCGACAGCCGCGATGCCCTCATCGGTGCCGCCCAGATGGGTAGCGTGGAATTCCACACCTGGAACGCCACCGCCGACCGCATCGACCGACCCGACCGCTTCATCCTCGATCTCGACCCTGATCCCGCCCTGCCCTGGTCACGCATGGTGGAGGCGACGGAGTTGGTGCTCACCCTCCTCGACGAGCTGGGGCTGCAGGCCTTCGTCAAGACCAGCGGCGGTCGCGGCCTGCACCTGGTGGTCCCCCTGGATCGCCGGCAGGACTGGGAAACGGTCAAGGGCTTCGCCCAGGCCGCGGCGCAGCACCTGGCCACTACCCTGCCCAAGCTCTTTGCCGCCAAGATGGGAGCGCAGAATCGGCAGGGCCGGATCTTCGTCGACTACCTGCGCAACCGCCATGGCGCCACCACGGTCAGCGCCTTTTCCCTGCGCGCCCGGCCGCACCTCGGCGTTTCGGTACCCATTGCCCGCGA
- a CDS encoding Ku protein: MPRSIWKGAVSFGLVHIPVSVVSATRQSGIDFDWLDERSLDPVGYKRINKTTGKEVPSEHIVKGVEHGKGKYVVLSEDEIHNALPEATRTIDILTFVEAREISILHFEKPYYLAPDKDGEKVYALLRDTLSAAGKVGVANLVMHSKQHLAVIMPLGNALVLNTLRWADEVRSAEDVGLEGLDAKVTKKEVDMAQRLVADMTEQWDPDQYLDTFKDNVMALVERKLKDGKLEAVAAEPEADDSGADVIDLTELLRRSLGGKKDKTKDAPKPKSAGRSTSRRSPAASRTRKAK, encoded by the coding sequence ATGCCACGCTCGATCTGGAAAGGCGCCGTCAGCTTCGGCCTGGTGCACATCCCCGTATCGGTCGTTTCGGCGACCCGGCAGTCGGGCATCGATTTCGATTGGCTGGACGAGCGCAGTCTCGACCCGGTGGGCTACAAGCGCATCAACAAGACCACCGGCAAGGAGGTGCCCAGCGAGCACATCGTCAAGGGGGTCGAACATGGCAAGGGCAAGTACGTGGTGCTCAGCGAGGACGAAATCCACAATGCCCTCCCCGAGGCCACGCGCACCATCGACATCCTCACCTTCGTCGAAGCCCGGGAGATCTCCATCCTGCACTTTGAGAAGCCCTACTACCTGGCGCCGGACAAGGATGGCGAGAAGGTCTATGCCTTGCTCAGGGATACCCTGAGCGCCGCTGGCAAGGTCGGGGTGGCCAACCTGGTGATGCACTCCAAGCAGCACCTGGCGGTGATCATGCCCCTGGGCAACGCTCTGGTGCTCAACACCCTGCGCTGGGCCGACGAGGTTCGATCCGCCGAAGACGTGGGGCTCGAAGGCCTGGACGCCAAGGTCACCAAGAAGGAGGTGGACATGGCCCAGCGCCTGGTGGCCGACATGACCGAGCAATGGGACCCGGACCAGTACCTTGACACCTTCAAGGACAACGTCATGGCCCTGGTCGAGCGTAAGCTCAAGGACGGTAAGCTCGAAGCCGTCGCTGCGGAACCCGAGGCCGATGACAGCGGCGCCGATGTCATCGATCTGACCGAACTGCTGCGCCGCAGCCTGGGTGGCAAGAAGGACAAGACCAAGGATGCGCCCAAGCCCAAGAGCGCGGGTCGCTCGACTAGCCGACGTAGCCCGGCTGCCAGCCGTACGCGCAAGGCCAAGTGA
- a CDS encoding XdhC family protein, with amino-acid sequence MDSVDQEVLRKTLAWRRESHGVSLFTVVQTWGSSPRPPGAMLALRDDGQVCGSVSGGCIEDDLIARLHAGQFAGDRPEVITYGVSGDEAARFGLPCGGTLRLVQERVADADWVAQLLERCEHHQLALRELDLATGEVRISSAELDEPVSLDEQLLRLVHGPRWRLLLIGAGQLSLYVADMAAMLDFEVLVCDPREEFRQGWETRQARFISGMPDDAVLSIRPDERTAIVALTHDPRLDDLALLTALQSDAFYVGALGSLRNNDKRRDRLLQLDVPVAAIYRLHGPIGLHIGSHTPPEIALSLLAEIVAVKNGVALTQKKRALVAVEQVA; translated from the coding sequence GTGGACAGTGTCGATCAAGAGGTTTTGCGCAAGACCCTGGCCTGGCGACGGGAGAGTCATGGCGTGAGCCTGTTCACCGTGGTCCAGACCTGGGGCAGCTCGCCACGCCCCCCGGGTGCCATGCTGGCGCTGCGTGACGATGGTCAGGTCTGCGGCTCGGTCTCCGGCGGTTGCATCGAAGACGATCTTATTGCCCGGCTACATGCGGGCCAGTTTGCTGGCGACCGACCCGAAGTGATCACCTATGGTGTTTCGGGCGACGAAGCCGCGCGTTTTGGATTGCCCTGTGGCGGCACCCTGCGCCTGGTGCAGGAGCGAGTCGCGGATGCCGATTGGGTGGCGCAGCTGCTGGAGCGGTGCGAGCATCACCAGCTGGCGTTGCGCGAACTTGACCTGGCGACTGGCGAAGTGCGTATTTCCAGCGCCGAGCTCGATGAGCCGGTTTCCCTGGACGAGCAGCTGCTGCGCCTGGTGCACGGACCGCGCTGGCGGCTGTTGCTCATCGGGGCCGGTCAGCTGTCGCTCTACGTCGCCGACATGGCCGCCATGCTCGATTTCGAGGTGCTAGTTTGCGATCCCCGCGAGGAGTTCCGCCAGGGTTGGGAGACGCGCCAGGCGCGCTTCATCTCCGGCATGCCAGACGACGCCGTGCTGTCGATCCGGCCAGACGAGCGCACCGCGATAGTGGCCCTGACCCATGACCCTCGGCTGGATGACCTGGCACTGCTGACCGCGCTGCAATCCGATGCCTTCTACGTGGGGGCGCTGGGCTCGCTCCGCAACAACGACAAACGCCGCGATCGTCTGCTGCAACTGGACGTACCGGTGGCCGCCATCTATCGGCTGCATGGCCCCATCGGCCTGCACATCGGTAGCCATACACCGCCCGAAATCGCCCTGTCGCTGCTGGCGGAGATCGTGGCGGTCAAGAATGGCGTCGCCCTGACTCAGAAGAAACGCGCCCTGGTGGCGGTGGAGCAGGTCGCCTAG
- a CDS encoding CinA family protein, with protein sequence MNTIESMLDYLKDHELQLTTAESCTAGKVVGLLSEIPGSGSCIESGYVVYSPEAKQRLLGVKPETIERYNLTSEEVAREMAEGALRDSPAQIAIANTGLAGPGGADGIAQGTVCFAWGYRVNEDIVLYSETRLFPGDREAVQLAAARHSLDAVVPYHQRLERESKENAR encoded by the coding sequence ATGAACACCATCGAGTCCATGCTGGACTATCTCAAGGATCACGAGCTGCAGCTCACCACGGCGGAATCCTGCACCGCCGGCAAGGTGGTCGGACTATTGTCGGAAATCCCAGGTAGTGGGAGCTGCATCGAGTCCGGCTACGTCGTCTACTCGCCCGAAGCCAAACAGCGGCTGTTGGGTGTCAAGCCCGAGACCATCGAACGCTACAACCTCACCAGTGAAGAGGTCGCGCGGGAGATGGCCGAGGGCGCGCTGCGCGACAGCCCAGCCCAGATAGCCATCGCCAATACCGGTCTGGCCGGCCCAGGGGGTGCCGACGGCATCGCCCAGGGAACCGTCTGTTTCGCCTGGGGTTACCGGGTGAACGAAGACATCGTGCTCTATTCCGAAACGCGGCTTTTCCCAGGCGATCGGGAGGCGGTACAGCTGGCCGCCGCCCGTCATAGTCTTGATGCCGTGGTGCCCTATCATCAACGTCTTGAACGCGAATCCAAGGAGAACGCCCGATGA
- the nadE gene encoding ammonia-dependent NAD(+) synthetase: MTEALQRDIIQALQVPEHFDPAEEAERRIQFLKDYLLNSQQESYVLGISGGVDSSTAGRLAQLAVERAREESGNARLRFIAMRLPYGVQRDEEDAQRALAFIQPDETHTVNIKPASDAMLDSVREAKVAFNDELHEDFTLGNIKARQRMIAQYAVAGARRGLVIGTDHAAEALMGFYTKFGDGACDLTPLHGLNKRRVRAVAEWLGAPDDLVHKVPTADLESLSPGKADEDAFGITYAEIDDFLEGKAVSPGTLEIILNTYRRSAHKRDLPYTPFH; encoded by the coding sequence ATGACCGAAGCCCTTCAGCGCGACATCATCCAAGCCTTGCAGGTCCCAGAGCATTTCGATCCGGCCGAGGAAGCGGAGCGTCGCATCCAGTTTCTCAAGGATTATCTGCTGAACAGCCAACAGGAAAGCTATGTACTGGGCATCAGCGGCGGCGTGGATTCCTCCACCGCTGGTCGTCTGGCCCAATTGGCCGTGGAGCGAGCGCGAGAAGAGAGCGGCAACGCTCGCCTGAGATTCATCGCCATGCGCCTGCCCTATGGAGTCCAGCGCGATGAGGAAGATGCCCAGCGCGCGCTTGCATTCATCCAGCCCGATGAGACCCATACGGTCAACATAAAGCCCGCCAGCGACGCCATGCTTGACTCGGTCCGAGAAGCCAAGGTGGCCTTCAATGACGAGCTCCATGAAGACTTCACCTTGGGAAACATCAAGGCGCGTCAGCGCATGATCGCCCAGTACGCCGTCGCCGGGGCGCGCCGGGGCCTGGTGATAGGGACCGACCATGCGGCTGAGGCCCTGATGGGCTTCTATACCAAGTTCGGTGATGGCGCCTGTGACCTCACCCCCTTGCACGGCCTCAACAAGCGGCGGGTACGGGCCGTGGCCGAGTGGCTCGGAGCGCCTGACGATCTAGTGCACAAGGTGCCCACCGCTGATCTGGAATCCCTGTCGCCAGGTAAGGCCGACGAAGATGCCTTTGGCATCACCTATGCGGAAATCGACGATTTCCTCGAAGGCAAGGCAGTGAGTCCGGGGACCCTGGAGATCATCCTCAACACCTACCGCCGTAGTGCACACAAGCGTGACTTGCCCTATACGCCTTTTCATTGA
- a CDS encoding alpha-1,4-glucan--maltose-1-phosphate maltosyltransferase, which produces MSNTDLPGSFSTLSLDPATAAQTPRIAIESVTPTVDNGQFPAKGIAGRVIEVTAKIFADGHDKLAATVLWRQEGEENWQQAPLTLETNDLWRGRFTPPAVGRYEFVVQAWWDVWGTYRYEIEKKYAAGVGLNLELQEGRIHVEQALSRAEGEQRGPLEALLQRLDQAGSEGDKVAVLLAGEASQAMTPVDAYVHLTHSIEYPLDIERVRAEFASWYELFPRSITDDPQRHGTFRNVIGELPRVRDMGFDVLYFPPIHPIGLAHRKGKNNTLGAGADQPGSPYAIGSPDGGHDAVHPELGNLEDFRALVAAAADHGLEIALDFAIQCSPDHPWLQEHPGWFSWRPDGSMRYAENPPKKYQDIVNVDFYAKDAVPDLWLALRDVVWHWVEQGVKIFRVDNPHTKPLPFWEWLIADIRGRDADVMFLAEAFTKPAMMARLGKVGYSQSYTYFTWRNTKAELTEYLTELNEAPLRDCYRPNFFVNTPDINPVFLQNSGRPGFLIRAALATMGSGLWGMYAGFELCEGAPLTPGKEEYLDSEKYELRPRDFYAPGNIMGEIAQLNRIRRQNPALQTHLGLKVYTCWNDQILYFGKRTDDLGNFILVAINLDPVNAQEGHFELPLWELGLDDNATTYGEDLMTGHRWAWHGKTQWTRLEPSMPFGIWRIQAGH; this is translated from the coding sequence ATGTCGAACACCGATCTCCCCGGTTCTTTTTCCACGCTTTCCCTCGATCCCGCCACGGCTGCCCAGACCCCACGCATTGCCATCGAGTCGGTAACGCCGACCGTCGACAATGGCCAGTTTCCCGCCAAGGGTATCGCCGGCCGGGTCATTGAGGTGACCGCCAAGATCTTCGCCGACGGCCACGACAAGCTGGCCGCCACTGTGCTCTGGCGGCAGGAGGGTGAGGAGAACTGGCAGCAGGCTCCGTTGACCCTGGAAACCAACGACCTGTGGCGGGGCCGCTTCACGCCGCCAGCGGTGGGTCGCTATGAATTTGTTGTCCAGGCCTGGTGGGACGTCTGGGGTACCTATCGCTACGAGATCGAAAAGAAGTACGCCGCGGGCGTCGGGCTTAACCTGGAGTTGCAGGAGGGCCGTATCCATGTGGAGCAGGCGCTGTCCCGCGCCGAAGGCGAGCAGCGTGGTCCCCTGGAGGCCCTGCTGCAGCGGCTAGATCAGGCCGGTAGCGAAGGTGACAAGGTCGCCGTGCTGCTGGCGGGCGAGGCGAGCCAGGCGATGACGCCGGTGGATGCCTATGTCCATCTGACCCACAGCATTGAATATCCGCTGGACATCGAGCGGGTTCGTGCCGAGTTCGCCAGCTGGTACGAACTCTTTCCGCGTTCCATCACCGACGATCCCCAGCGTCACGGCACCTTCCGCAACGTGATCGGCGAATTGCCGCGCGTGCGCGACATGGGTTTCGATGTGCTGTATTTCCCACCGATCCATCCGATCGGCCTGGCGCACCGCAAGGGTAAGAACAACACCCTGGGCGCCGGTGCCGATCAGCCGGGCAGTCCCTATGCCATCGGCAGCCCGGATGGCGGTCACGATGCCGTGCATCCGGAGTTGGGTAACCTGGAAGACTTCCGCGCCCTGGTGGCCGCGGCGGCCGACCATGGCCTGGAGATCGCACTGGACTTCGCCATCCAGTGTTCGCCCGATCACCCCTGGCTGCAGGAGCATCCGGGCTGGTTCTCCTGGCGTCCCGACGGGTCCATGCGCTATGCGGAAAACCCACCGAAGAAGTACCAGGACATCGTCAACGTCGACTTCTATGCCAAGGATGCCGTGCCTGATCTGTGGCTGGCGCTGCGCGATGTGGTCTGGCACTGGGTGGAGCAGGGCGTGAAGATCTTCCGCGTCGACAACCCCCATACCAAGCCGCTGCCGTTCTGGGAATGGCTGATCGCCGATATCCGCGGTCGCGACGCCGATGTGATGTTCCTCGCCGAGGCCTTCACCAAGCCGGCCATGATGGCGCGCCTGGGCAAGGTCGGGTACAGCCAGAGCTATACCTACTTCACCTGGCGCAACACCAAGGCCGAGCTGACCGAGTACCTGACCGAACTCAATGAAGCACCGCTGCGTGACTGCTATCGGCCGAATTTCTTCGTCAACACGCCGGACATCAATCCGGTATTCCTGCAGAACAGCGGCCGTCCCGGCTTCCTGATCCGCGCGGCCCTGGCCACCATGGGTTCCGGTCTGTGGGGGATGTATGCCGGCTTCGAACTCTGCGAGGGCGCGCCCCTAACCCCGGGCAAGGAGGAATACCTGGACTCGGAGAAATACGAGCTGCGCCCGCGCGACTTCTATGCGCCGGGCAACATCATGGGCGAGATCGCCCAGCTCAATCGTATTCGCCGGCAGAACCCCGCATTGCAAACCCATTTGGGGCTGAAGGTCTACACCTGCTGGAACGACCAGATCCTCTACTTCGGCAAGCGTACCGATGACCTGGGCAACTTCATCCTGGTGGCCATCAACCTGGATCCTGTCAACGCGCAGGAAGGTCACTTCGAATTGCCGTTGTGGGAACTCGGCCTGGACGATAACGCCACCACCTACGGCGAGGACCTGATGACCGGGCATCGCTGGGCCTGGCACGGCAAGACCCAATGGACGCGCCTGGAACCGTCGATGCCCTTCGGCATCTGGCGCATCCAGGCGGGCCACTAG